The proteins below come from a single Sorghum bicolor cultivar BTx623 chromosome 4, Sorghum_bicolor_NCBIv3, whole genome shotgun sequence genomic window:
- the LOC8056708 gene encoding uncharacterized protein LOC8056708, with protein sequence MASSLVNLLLMEVAAIASIVLLPILVVLSSYRHYSGHPALRLFVWSASTLFLPLVSYAVSAAAKWDAARVPLLLAWTVFLQILRNTIDTARSSTSTITSRGGSNGSKFRPSVEQLARMGWVAFLIISSGGAAGSPLLTGVLLWLWVLSLLKLIHRLVAAELAKNSFAVGLNSYLVADYMKQLHGHGQAGHGGGLEILPPPYFVKGEEKLPIKPRPHGYHIDHRSRTTATAAAPPSLSTDDLNAGHGHVVTVDRIWSLSSSGDPLLATCPQLKDLCLSFALFKLQLRRFIGCPLAEAGCHRAMAFVQDGLLAGSGGSPDPERVFRVVETELSFLADFLYSKLTVFYASGWWFPALNSILVLATWISCLAAGGAIVHDMMNPGTALAVDYQILRNYLQHHDTAFHVIVGLDILVSVSFIVSIVFTEGWEIANYVCSDWIKVSAICEYARRPAWRKSPWARRKLSRLLWLRPMQQWDDRFCQVSILQLRLCYCGCVSRQVDRILKKTVAVPAAVKSAIVAMLRTNKGRLGNGERSLQGNGVAGNLFWACRVKAGDDNAVDSLSEQILVWHLATRLVELKRSEGARARGGKLDDDDDDDDTDAGSELDLLVVVATRLSRYCAYLVALKPTLLPDHRAWTEELYEGVVEEVVRVLARCAGPVVRYERAATCLGGSMNATLRKASKLGRQLVEEVSDEALLWKVLADFWAELILYLAPSENVTSHSKSLYHGGEFITVLWALLGHAGIVGRPEADSTDISA encoded by the coding sequence ATGGCCTCCAGCCTCGTGAATCTGCTGCTCATGGAGGTGGCGGCCATCGCCAGCATTGTCCTGCTCCCAATCCTGGTTGTGCTGAGCTCCTACCGCCACTACTCGGGTCATCCGGCACTCCGCCTCTTCGTGTGGTCCGCATCCACTCTCTTCCTCCCGCTCGTGTCCTACGCCGTCTCCGCGGCGGCCAAGTGGGACGCAGCGCGCGTCCCGCTCCTCCTTGCCTGGACAGTCTTCCTCCAGATCCTGCGCAACACCATCGACACCGCCCGCTCCTCCACTTCGACCATCACCAGCAGAGGCGGCTCCAACGGAAGCAAGTTCCGGCCGTCGGTCGAGCAGCTGGCGAGGATGGGGTGGGTGGCGTTCCTCATCATCAGCAGTGGTGGTGCCGCCGGCAGCCCGCTCCTCACCGGCGTCCTGCTGTGGCTCTGGGTGCTCAGCCTCCTCAAGCTCATCCACAGGCTCGTCGCTGCCGAGCTCGCCAAGAACTCGTTCGCTGTCGGCCTCAACTCGTACCTCGTCGCCGACTACATGAAGCAACTCCATGGGCATGGTCAGGCAGGCCATGGCGGTGGACTAGAAATATTGCCCCCTCCTTACTTTGTCAAGGGTGAGGAGAAACTGCCTATCAAGCCTAGGCCGCATGGGTACCACATTGACCACAGGAGTAGGACTACTGCTACTGCAGCAGCTCCGCCGTCATTGTCCACGGACGACCTGAACGCGGGGCATGGGCATGTCGTCACCGTGGACAGGATATGGTCGCTTTCCTCCTCCGGCGACCCCCTCCTCGCAACCTGCCCGCAGCTCAAGGACCTCTGCCTCTCTTTTGCCCTCTTCAAGCTGCAGCTCCGGCGGTTCATCGGCTGCCCGCTCGCCGAGGCCGGCTGCCACCGTGCCATGGCATTCGTGCAGGACGGGCTCCTTGCTGGTAGTGGTGGTAGCCCAGACCCAGAGAGGGTGTTCCGGGTGGTCGAGACCGAGCTGTCCTTCCTCGCCGACTTCCTCTACTCGAAGCTCACCGTCTTCTACGCCAGCGGGTGGTGGTTCCCGGCGCTCAACTCAATACTCGTGCTCGCCACGTGGATCAGCTGCCTCGCGGCCGGCGGCGCCATCGTGCACGACATGATGAACCCCGGCACGGCGCTCGCCGTGGACTACCAGATCCTCCGGAACTACCTGCAGCACCACGACACGGCGTTCCACGTCATCGTTGGCCTCGACATACTCGTCTCCGTCTCCTTCATCGTCTCCATCGTGTTCACGGAAGGGTGGGAGATCGCCAACTACGTCTGCTCCGACTGGATCAAGGTGTCCGCCATCTGCGAGtacgcgcggcggccggcgtggcGGAAGTCGCCGTGGGCGCGTCGTAAGCTCAGCCGCCTGCTCTGGCTCCGGCCCATGCAGCAATGGGACGACCGGTTCTGCCAGGTCTCCATCCTGCAGCTTCGGCTCTGCTACTGCGGCTGCGTCTCGCGGCAAGTCGACCGGATCTTGAAGAAGACCGTCGCAGTGCCCGCCGCGGTGAAATCCGCCATTGTGGCGATGCTCAGAACAAACAAGGGTAGGCTCGGGAACGGCGAGCGGTCCTTGCAAGGCAACGGTGTCGCGGGCAACCTCTTCTGGGCTTGTCGTGTTAAAGCCGGCGACGACAACGCCGTGGACAGCCTATCGGAGCAGATTCTCGTGTGGCATCTCGCCACGAGGCTCGTCGAGCTCAAGCGCTCCGAGGGAGCTCGTGCCCGTGGTGGCaaactcgacgacgacgacgacgacgatgacacGGATGCGGGGAGCGAACTCGACCTGCTGGTGGTTGTTGCTACACGGCTGTCCCGTTACTGCGCCTACCTGGTGGCGCTGAAGCCGACCCTCCTGCCGGACCACCGCGCGTGGACGGAGGAGCTCTACGAGGgagtggtggaggaggtggtgagGGTGCTCGCGCGCTGCGCGGGGCCGGTGGTGAGGTACGAGCGTGCCGCGACGTGCCTCGGCGGGAGCATGAACGCGACGCTGAGGAAGGCGTCCAAGCTCGGGCGGCAGCTGGTGGAGGAGGTCAGCGACGAGGCGTTGTTGTGGAAGGTGCTCGCCGACTTCTGGGCGGAGCTCATTCTCTACCTCGCGCCGTCGGAGAACGTGACCTCGCACTCCAAGTCGCTCTACCACGGTGGCGAGTTCATAACCGTGCTGTGGGCGTTGCTCGGTCACGCTGGCATTGTTGGGCGCCCGGAGGCTGACAGCACTGATATCTCAGCCTAG